Below is a genomic region from Granulicella sp. L56.
GCCCACTTGATTGCTTCAAAATACATCTTCTGAATGTCAGGATCGTCCCAAGACTCTTCGGTGTGCCCCAGGGTCGAATAGAAGACCCTTCCCTTCCCGTACATCTTTGACCAGGCAACCGGGAAATCATGGTCTGCCCTGTGAATACGAGGATTGTTCGAGTAGTCCAACTTCGAAGAATCGAGGCTAAGAAGAACGTTTACCTTGTCGCGCGACCAAGCCTTGGGTTGGTAGATCTCGTCATATTTCACGAACGCAGCCGGAAAGTGGCGCACCGCAGGGAAAGAAGGATCCTCATTGATGATGGGCGCATTGAACGTAAACCACGGATGCTGATCGAACCAGCCGCCGATCATCTCCCCGTATTCAGGCCAGGTGTAGTTTGTGTCCAGTGCTGCATGGATGCCGACAAAGCCCTTTCCATCCTCTTTAATGAAGGACATCATGTCCTGTTTCTGGCTCGCGTCCATATCCAGTTCGCCAGTCGTGCTGGCGAAGATCAAGACGTCGAAATAATTAAGGTTCTTCGTATTTCTACCGAGGTCTTTCTTAGTCAGCAGTTCGGTGTCCGTTCGCATCGTGGTGTCCCACAAACCGCTGTCATGCCCCATCTTGTAGATGGCAGCCATCGCATCGGAGACGGAATCGTGCTCAAAACCCTTGGTTTGGCCGATGACCAGAACATGCTTCAGGTGAATCTGCTTTGCGTGAGGAGGGGGAGGCGTCAAGTTTGATGCTATCTGAGCCTTTGCCGAAGCCAGAAAAACCGAGCAAACAACTAATAGAGAGGTAGAGAGCGATACAAGCTTCCAGGAACGGCGCACATAATCTCCTTCAATAGCAAAAAAATCATTCAATCTCATTTGCTCGACACTTCATTCAGACCGTATCCGTCGAATCGATGCTTCTCCTGCCAGCGATTCATTTGCGTGTAGCTGCCGCGCTCTGATGCCTGCCACAAACACCCTATGGAATAAGCCGGGACGTGTCAATCTGTCCCGTTTTATAAAGACATCAGCATGGCTCCGCACGCTATCGATGTCTCCCTATGAAATCTACAGAGCATCTATGCGCTGGACAACACACTTCAAGATTCCGTTGGCCGGTACTTCAATCCGAGATTGAGAAACATCTCGAACTTTGATCTTAGCCAACTTTCCCTCTGACCGGAACACGATGCGTGAACCTTAATTCGTCCGACGTTATTCGAAGCGCCTTGATCCAATACACCGTCTACAGAAAATCATTGAGGTAGTAAAGCATGGCTATCTGATCTTTCGATATCAGCGCCCGATCGTATCTCTCTCTCGATATATTCATTTTCATTGAAACAGCGGCGCGCTCCCACCCCTTTTGGAAATGCAGTACTCTCACTGATAGCCACGACGATGGCATTTTCTGGTCTGACCTCGTTTTGACTCCTGCTCTCCCTATCGCAACTCACTTCGACAGCAACTCCAGCAATCGCATACCTCCCTCTTTGTTGACCCCGCGACGCCCGCATCTCCAATCCGACACATGGCAATAGCGCCTTCGCTTTCTGTACGCCATCTCCATAAGCTATTGATCTTATTGACTATCCGGCATCCACTGCATCCATCCTGACGAATTGCACTCAATAATTTTCAGCAAAAGCGATTTCTATTGACACTCGCTCTTCAGCAACCTATATTCCTTCCCGCATCTGGTACTACCACTTTAAGGTTGTCAACGAGTATTTAGAAACTATTTCTTCCTAATTTGTATTGCGAGGACAGAT
It encodes:
- a CDS encoding ThuA domain-containing protein → MTPPPPHAKQIHLKHVLVIGQTKGFEHDSVSDAMAAIYKMGHDSGLWDTTMRTDTELLTKKDLGRNTKNLNYFDVLIFASTTGELDMDASQKQDMMSFIKEDGKGFVGIHAALDTNYTWPEYGEMIGGWFDQHPWFTFNAPIINEDPSFPAVRHFPAAFVKYDEIYQPKAWSRDKVNVLLSLDSSKLDYSNNPRIHRADHDFPVAWSKMYGKGRVFYSTLGHTEESWDDPDIQKMYFEAIKWALGMTDGSTASHPRPAPQH